The sequence below is a genomic window from Macadamia integrifolia cultivar HAES 741 chromosome 1, SCU_Mint_v3, whole genome shotgun sequence.
TCTGATTCATTGTTTCTCATAGAATTATGGTTACATGAACTAAGCTGGAATATGATGACATGATAGTTCACTATCAAGCCACTACATTAGCCAATAATTATGAGATGTCAAAGAATTGCTCTTTCGTGggttaaattttcttttaagtagTATGCTAGAGGCGTGACATCTACCTTGGTATAAGGTATGTACCTAACATTCTTATATCATTTGAGGAAGTTAGTTGAACCTGGCATGGGTGTGGATTCTGGCTCGAAACTCTAAGAAAGAGTGAAAGACAAAGGgatgtgtggactttgtcataTATCTAAACtataatttggaaaaataatgaATTGTATACAATCAGTAACAAGAAAATCCCTTCTGTCCTATAGTACACATTATGTTAAAACAATGAGGTAGTATAAAAGTGGTAGGAATGAAGTGAGAAACAATATTATCTTATATATAGGAAAGATGGGAATTCTCAGTGACAGGCTCTTTGGGTGGTCTTTTGTATTTGTAATGATCCCACTGTGGATGaaacccttttcttttctaagcAAGTCTTTTCAAATTTGATGTGGTTGTAAGTGCTGCGGAGCCCTATAAATGATTGTGTTCTCTGAAACTTTTACTGTCAACAACATTTTATTCATCGTTTAACTACAGTTACAATACTATCAGTGAGACCAAATATTGGGCCAGGTCTTCCTCCTAATTAAGTTTTTTGACGTCTGATTAGGCATAGCTCTACTCTCACTTCCTATTTTGGGGTGTCATTCATTGGGCATCTGAGAGTGCATGGTTGTTAGCTGATCCATATGCCACGCCATCATTGAGGTATCCACTTGAAGGGCCATTCTTTTCCTGAGACCTGAGACCTGAGACCCTCCCACATGCAGCATGAGGACCATGCTTGTATCTTTGTTGAAATGATTGCACACAAGATTTGTGCTCTTCACCTTAAGGAGTGTTGTACatgtttcttttttcacttgATATGATTTCCCTAAAGTATTTATATTCTTCTCACTTAATTTTATTATGTTCTAATGAAATAGTGGAACCGGTCTTTGTATCTGACCTCAAATAGTTGGTTATTATGGTCTGAAGATCTGGTTTAGGGTTAGCACCCTCTTACCAGATGTCAGTACATAAAGCAAATgttggacatttttttttttcatttatttgaaTATCCCTCTTTTCAGGGTAGCTAGTATAATTATCCGTGGATTTAAGAGGATatgttcttcaattttttagCTTTGCTGCTATAACAGTCATAAGTTTACTTACCTAATTATAAGAATTTCATATTATTTAATTATCAGATTGTTTCATCGTCATGCCGAATTTGAAGCCTTTTCCTCTTCTACTGTTGAATCTCCTATTGTGATTTTCTTGGTTTTGTGACTAGTTGCTTTGTTTCACTTTGAAATATTTCAGTCAATAGAAATCCAAAAGAGAGTTGGGGCATTTTCAATGGCGTTGGAGACAATAAATAGATCTCTCTCAGAAGCAATCTGTGCTCTATCACGTGGTAGATTGGATGGTGACAGCCGGACTGCTGGTCTTATTCACTCTGGCAATGAAATACTGGAGATGTACAAATATTCTTCAGAGATCAGGTCATATTATTTTCCAACATTTTCTTATCATGCATTCCATTTATATGTCGGAGGTAGAATTTGTCCAGTATTCTGCTTAGTCTGCTTGTTCTGATGGTAGATATTTAATTAGatggttcttttatttttcaatgccATAGGTGATCTGTTCAGTTCGTAAATTACCCTTCTCCTTAAAATGCTTTGTGCTGTCCTATTTTCTTTGGGGTGCATGGGTGCACGTGCATGCATAAACAATGTCTATTCTAGCTTAAAGGTTTCCTACATGTTGTGTGCAGCCTTCAAGAAAGGGAGCATGTATTGGAGCAACAAATGGTGTTAAGACAACTTGAGGCAATCTTGTTTATCCACAAGCTGGCCAGGGAAGGCAATCATTTAGATGCTCTTAGGGAGGTTACCAAGCTCTCCTTCCTCCCCTTGGATCCACGGGCACCAGATGTCACAGCTGATGTGTTCcagattttatctcctcatatCCAAACTTGTGTGCCAGATCTCCTAAAGGTTGCTCTTAGTTGTTTGGACAATGTGACAGATACTGATGGATCACTTCGTGCCTTGCGGACTAAGGTATTCATGCATGATCCCAATAATGATATCTATATCCTGCTTCCTGCTTTTATTTCCTGATCTTGATTTGCCTTCGAAAACCACTAATATTCAGAGCTATGTGAATGTTCAAAATGCTACCATAGTCCAAGCCTCCAAGGACTTAGAAGTGGGGTCCAGAAATGGATTGGACCCTGCCTATCCCACCCACAATGTTCCGGCTGAGTTTTGGGGTAAACGGGGTGTACCTGGTCTGTCAACCGAGTTTTAGGGGGGAAATGGGTTTTGTCTTGTGTCTTTGGATTGGCAATTTACAGTTACTGATGCGGATTGGGTGATATGCCTACGATCCCAACTCTTTAATCTTTCCTGTGGTCAAGCTGCTAATGCCAGCTAGAGGTCAACTACCCTCTGCCAGATTGCTGGGAATTTTTCATGCTGTTGTATTTAAATTTGCAGAAATGTCTGTCAAGCCTACTGAACTGGAGATGGCTCaaagtaattttttgtttaGTTTTGCTGTGGAATGAGGGTATTTGACTACATATGGTGCTTGGGATCATGGTAACATTTGGCTGGCTGATCATTTTTGAATGAGCCTCTGCCTACTCTCATTGCTCCCCTGAGGTTGGATTTCTGCTTAAGGGTGAGGCACACATTTACAACTATAGAGAGCTCGTGCTTAAGGGGACAATGGGATAAGTATTCCATCCAGTGTTTTTTCTGCTTCACCCTCCTTTTTATAATGAATGAATTTTGACTGGTGCAGATAGGAAATTTTGTGGCGAACAACTTGTCAAGGAATTGGCCTCGTGATTTGTATGAAAAAGTTGCCCGGATAGTCTGAAGCAATTTTGCATTGGTAGGCAGCGGTACTCCACTGTGCAGCCTAATATGGAGGTGTTTGTCTCAAATCAAATATGACCATTGGTATACATGTAAAGATGCTGTAGAAAAATAGTCAAAAAGGTTGCTTGTGCACGTGGACATTTTGTTCGTGAGGAACCAAAAATCATATCAATtgcattcctctctctctctctctctgtactCCCTTGACATATCAGATTGCTGTAAGCAGTTTGATTAAGCAGATAGATGTTAGCTTTCAGTGTCATTTGAAAAtttaagatcaatctttgacTAGTCCTTTCGATTTTGTTACATTTTTAACTGCATTAGGCTATTGTGTATCAGTGAACTTGTCCCTGTAAGTAATAAATTTCTTATTCTCAGAAAGCAAGAAAAGCCAAATATAACATGAGCTTCATTATTAAGAAGGGAGAGGAATTTTTGGTGGAAGACCCTCTCTGTATGTTTGCCTTTTACCATCCTCTGTAAATGTTCTCATCTTTGGGAACACGTTTCCAAATTGATATCGataacataaaaagaaaaaggatctaGTTTTTCTTCAGCCATTGAATGTGAGCCATTCACCAAGGTGGGTTCAGGTACATGCAGGAGGTGTAGGGAAGATATTTTGGGGAGATCATACTAAAACCTTAGGATGGAGTGGTGACCATTTCAGCCCGGTAGAGGAAAACTTCAAAGATTTTCATTCTGTTGGGTATCTCACTGACATGGCAGCATGGTTTATGGATTCCGATTGGATTGGCCTGAATTagttggattggtattgacccTGTTCGAACCTGATTCTTGGCTGATACCTTATTGTTGGATCGTTATGGATGAAGGGTGATACGGTGAAAAACCTGGTTTTTTAATGACAAGAAGGGATATTTTTGTTCAATGTTGGTTGATCCCGATCGATTGCTGTCAGCCCTGTCTGATCTCAAGACCGATTCTGGTATCTTAAACAATGCAACGCAGTCCAGTTCGGTTTCCAACTTTGTAGATGCTTACTTATGAAACATAAAACTGGTGGTTCAGTAGTTGGATCTGTGAAATTGGGTGATTCGAATTGTGGCCACCTGATTGCAATACACGTGGTGAGATAGTTTCTCCGCAACTTCCTTTCAGATTTGTTTACCCGGATTACAAGAACATAATAAAGGTAAAAGGTTGAACTAGCTGATTTGGTTATTGGTCCAATCCTATGGGCAAGGAGATTTAAGCCTAACACAAACTAATCTGGACAGACCTCCAACATTATATGAGGGGAGTAATGATGACCATAGATTCGTGGGTGAACctttcaccatgggtgaaagaaaacttctcCTCAATCCAGTCATGTTGCTGTTGCGAGTCTTTGTGGCCCTGTCATTCTCTTTATTTCCATGTACATTATTAGGAAGTAATATGCTTATGCTTGATGATAGAACAAGCAAACCTTGACTCATACTCATACTTCATTTACCTTGCCATAAAAGATGTCAACATGAGCTACAGAGTACATAATCCCCCAGCAGAATCAAGGACAAGTGAAGCACTTcatcctcatccaccaaaatctcaatctgatggtccaatttttgGGCTACAACCTGGAGGGGATTCGCTGACAAGATTCATTCAATAGTTTCAATCGTTTTTGGATTTCCATGCACAACTTTAATTACCTTAACAACGGACTAGTCCTAGTCCTGAAACCTGGAACATGCTAGCATTTCCATGGTAGTAAAAGCCAGTGAACAAATATGTTTTGTTGGTACAACAGCTTAACATGTCTCAGCAACAGATGACACATCAAAGCTAATAAATTGCAAAAGGAAATATGAACTATGGTCAATGTTAAATGGACACTCATCAAATAGGAGATCTTGTGTTCAACATTACACGTAGAACATGCAATACCTAAGTTGTTTCATTGCTGTACAAAGATTACATAGATTGCAACTAAGGACACAGTTCACTTGCATATACGAATGAAAAAATAACTGGATAAAAGGTAAGAATTCTGCCGATCTGGGAATTGTTTCCGATCAAGGAAAGGAACATTCTGCTTGTTTGAAACATGAGGccgaaaaaaaatgtgattgcaGAATGAATTGTATGAGCTTTAAGGCTTTTGATGGTATTTTGGAACACGATGGCATAAAGCTTgaccaccccccacccccctctctGTCTCCAAACCCCCCACAATCATGTCAAAAGATGCCAATAAATGCCTTGTGACAAGAAACTGGAATAATTCTGCAAATAGGGATGGAAGGTCTTAGCTTTTCTGGTCCAAGTTAGAAACAAAAGAATGGAAGGGAAAGGAAACAAGTTAGTTAAAGGTTTCTGCAATCGCACAGACGGTCCTTTAATTTCAGAAATTGGTGCTCTTAACTCTAAATGAATTTAAGGAATACTTGGATCCTATTACACACTTCACAAGTAGCATCAATGAAAtttcagagaaagaaacaagaTCAACATTTTAGACTGCTTTACGGCTAAGCTAATGATTCAACCATTACTGTAAAGGTGATTAACGACTTGTATAATAAGTATCCTGTTGGTGTAAATTAGGTTTGGGACTTTGTTATAACTAACCCATATGATTCTCTCTCCCTGCCCCACTCTCTCTACCCaatgtgtgtgcatgtgttttAGTAATGTCAAAAGAAATTTGATGTTCAAATGATACAATTATATTTATTTCACATATCAGACTAGTTGTGGCCCAGAAAAAGACTAGTGGATGATGGTCCAAGAGAACTCCCCATTGAATGATAGACATGTAGACAGATCAATCCGACTGACTTGAGAATATGATACCAAACTGATGTGAGATGGAAAAGCATAAAATTTCTGTGGAAATGGATCCGTTATGAAATTTAATATTGAAGACACAGAAATGCACCTTTCCCTATTATATCCTTTTGGCATTCTTATCGGAGTTTGTTAAGGCAGTCAACACCTGCAGCAAGATGGGATGCATCAAAACTCAAATCTAATAACATGGACCTTTAGAGGACTTAAGGGAGCTTCTCCTCCCAATAACCTAGAATATATCTAGATACACATCAATTtcgaaaagaaagaaaaaaaaaaaaaaaaaaaagacttcatTGAATCAAGTTTTATTTTATGAAGTACAGTGAAATCTCATTTCAAGAACTTACAAATTATAACAATTGAGACTTTACATTTATAATCTACCAAGAATGAGTCCCTCACCACTTTCTCCACTCTGTTGTCCTCAGAGGCTTGTCAAAGATGGGTCATGACTGTAAAAGTTCATCAAAGTAGTACGATGACATAGTATATAAATTTATACTTTACATTCATCTTGACCTTAAAAAGATCCTTTCATGTACATACCAGGCCTCACTAAAGTTTATATGAACATAAAAGAACTAAAATTGTTGTAACCAAACCCATATTTCTATTGGACTAAATAGATGATACAAACCTCCATGTGTATTTTATGATAATACTCGGCCTTTTGGGAAGTCATAATTACTGTACAGTATATGGAGAAAAAGCCCATTATTACTCGCAAACTTCAGGAAAATATCAAGACAAGATGATCAGAGACTTCATGCTTTATAGGAAGCAGAAGACTTACAATTAGATCCTCCCTTCTTGCTGTTCGGGTTGAGATGCAGATGAGACCAAGGTCTCTAGTGTGTCCATGGTTTCTGGATTCAGTTTCTCTGTATGTCCCTCTACActtgccatgttttggccaACAGGAGCACTTGGATATGCCTGGCTCTCCATTATTGCAGGTTGGCAGCTTCCCTCCCAAGTGGACATCATATTTTTTCTCCCACCAATTTGAGCTTGCAAAGATGGCACAGCTTGTGGATGGAGGCATGGGACATCAGTGTTGCACCTTATATCAATTCCTCCATTAGAATGAACCACACCATCACCTTCCTTGAAACAAACAGTAGAACTACCCCGTTTCACATCCAACTCACTATCAATTTTGCCTCTAAGATCTGTTAATAGGGTTCTTAGCCTCAAGACCTCAGCTTCAAGTATCGATTGCCCCTGTAATCGCCTAACCAATTGCTGGTTAAGGATACGCAGTTTTTTGACTTCCTCTTCCAAGTATGCTGTATGggccttcttcttttctctatacTTCCGAACTGCTTCCCTGTTTCCTGAAGGTCTTCTAGATTTTGAGACAGACTTCTCTTTGTCATTTGATCCCTCATCATCCTCGGATGCAAGCACTTGGGTGTGTGTGTGGTAACAGGTATGAGTATGCGCTGCATCAGGGCCGGGTGGATTGCAGGTGTGAGTGTGAGTACATGTCCTAGTGTTCTTCAAAAATTCATCAAATGAATCATAGGTGGGCCCTTGTAGATCACAAGATACATCTGGATTTGATAATAAGACCTGATCACAGAGCTCTACTTCTCCATCATCCATGTTCTAAAATTTTCCTTCCATTCCTTCAGTCACTCATCATATAGTCAATTTCTGAACCTGCTTCCCCTTTCTGAATCCAAAAGCTTTATAATTCCAAAATACAACTCTAATCGTTTCAGAGAAGTGGAAACCATTTCATCTAAGATTCAATCAAATCCAACTAAATAACTCCCAAATGATAGAGGTTGGTAGAAGAATATATGCAAAGAGGGACGACCCCCAAACAAAATCCATAACATGTCCACAGCATAAATTCAATTGGGGAACAAAAACTCAGCAATCCAATCAAATTCTcactacaaaaaaataaaaagaagggttCAGAAAGAACTAATCTTGACACAAGTAGTGGGGTTTAAGATATCAAAAAAGCTTTAATTGTGTGATTAAACGTATACCCACATGGAGATTCCACCTAAATAGACTGGGACAGGCATAAAGATGAGCCCTTGACGTCCAAATCACCAATTGCTAAAAAGAATCCATTCTGCGAGTGGAGAAAAATAACATAACCATTAGAAGATCATTTCTAGAGCAGAATATGGGGAAAGGAGAAGAACAAAAGTTTGATTGAATTGAAAAGCAAATGATTCTTCTCAGTTATGATCGTGTGGTGTctcacctggttccggtgaagTCAACACCGGAGCTCTAACTCCATCCTTGAGAGACAGGATTCTggaatcatcttttttttttttttattcttttctcttcttttgtcttATGGAATGGATTCTGGAATCATTGATTGTCCCAAAGTTTTTATTGACTCTTTTGTCTCTCTCAAtactattttatttgattttatttgattttttgggtttttatatCTATAAAAGTAGAAATGTGTCAACCCTCCAACACTTTTGATCAGTATTCCCATATATCTGCCGTTGGATTGGAATTTGGAACAATTACTTTGGCCCACCAATACATTTACTTATTCCTGACCCCAACTATAAGTTAGTGGTGTACGTTACCTGGGAAAGCCTTTCAATCATACTGATATTTTAATTGTATAATCTTAAAGTGAGACCTTGTCAAGTATAGATATTTctacccagaaaaaaaatatagatattGATCATCTCGAAGTATGCCATGTGGCATTTTTTTGGTTCCGTGATTCCCATCTGTGTTTTTATCATAGCGCAAGACCcaacaaacaatttttttaatcagaCCCAATCGAACAAGGTTGAGGGTTAGTAggttttttttaaggaaaattacATGGTTACAaacttttggatttttctttacaaaattactcacaaaaagttttgattaataaaaataccGAAAATTGgatttgagtttacaaaactacccacccaaagtttcagttaacaaaaatacccaaaatcaagtttgggtttacaaaactacccaaaatagtgagttttcatcttccacatataatcatgtatttttttattactgaaactttgtgtgggtagttttgtaaacccaaactcaatcttgggtatttttattaacttaaactttaagtgggtaattttgtagaggaaaatctaattttgagtatttttgttaactgaaacttttggtgggtaattttgtaaagggaaacccataagtgggtaatcaagtaattttctttgaaatggtaCGTTTCAAAGTTGAATCTCACTAGGAAGAGGGAATGTCATCATTAATTTTCACTCCCTATTGTTGaagattttaaatatttttcttttcaatcgAAAGGTTAGATTTCGTCAATGAATTAAAGCGACGACTGCTCACTCCTAATTCCTAACATCCTCTTATTCAGAAAGAAcctaaataaggaaaaaagattGAGTTTTATAGAGGAACATAGTTAGATGACCTATCCAACTTAATGAACGGAGAAACATCTATGGGCATTTCTTACAATAATATGGATCAAGTTTTGGATGAAGGAAGAATCCCTTACTCAAGTCATCGATACCGTCAGAGGACAAGGGGATGAGTTTTTTTTTGAATTCATCAATAGTGGGTGAGGGTTTAAAAGACAGGCTTATATGATCACATCACCAAGTGGGTTGGTGATTCATCCTTTCCATggtgaatgaaaattttacctTATAATGCCCTATCCATCCCATGTAGTGTAATGTATGTCTTCGATGCTTTCCCTCTCATCTGTCAAGCTAGATTCCCTAGGATGACAAACTCCCCAAAGAGTAATATGTCACTCATGACGTTCAATAAGAAAGTAGTTTTTCTAGATTGGTAAATCTAGAGAATATTTCTAGACAAGCACCAAAGTTATCACATGAGCGATGGTATGGCGTAGATCTAGTGCGCTAGCATGTAACTTTTTCTTGAAGAGTAGACGCCAAGAGGCTAGTGAATTGACTTCTGTCACACAGGTGTGTCAGCGTCTGTAAtgtcccctctccctctccctctccctctccctctccctccctaTGGTGTACATGAGTAAAGTCCCCATAGAAAGTTCCTTAgaagtagtaataataataataataataataataataataataataataataataataataaatgatcgATGATTTGGTGATATAAGGATATCTAGGCAATGGTTTAGACTTTAGAttgatcacatgtcaaatttcaaatttaaatttaatcACGTTCTTTCCAATGTAATGGCATATCCTCCCATTTCTCTATGCATTCTGTCACAACTTCTCCGTattcttcaaatttttaatGTTTCGTTTTGCCACTTGATAAGCTTTGCTAAGACTCATACTTGAATTGTGAGAAAGAGACCTAGGGGTTTAACCAGTCTCAATATTTCAGCCCTATCTAGTCTGTTATGTGGCAAACCTTGGGGTCCCAGCTTGAAGATGCTCTCTATACCTGCCAGAGCAGAAAAACTTCTCTTGTGAAGGCATAATGGCAAGAAAGAATAAGAGTTTAATTATTTGAATGAATTGAGTCACATAGCTCACCCAACATGTGATCACAAACTAATATAGTATGAAACTGGGGCTGCGGTCAATAGTCAATAAAGATCATATTAATTCAATAGGCATAGTTTGAATTTCATTGATTAGTCTGTTATAATAGTCAATAGATATCTTGATGCATAGATACTGaaagtctttctttttttggtaagacaGATACTGAAAGTCTGAGTCTTGGTTAAGAGGATGGGTAGAACATCACATCAgtttataaataatattttcattataAGTGCTGGTTCAAACCTTCTTTGTCATGTACAGATGTACTGGTTTGAAACATACACAATTCTTGGTTGTCAAGAAACCTAACTataattatatttataaaaagATCATAGTGGAAGAGAAACAAAGTTAAAGAAGTTAGAAAGAAAGAGCAACAGCTATAACTACAATGGCTGAGGAAGTGAAGGTGATGGGCATGTGGATAAGTCCTTTCAGTCGCAGAGTAGAGCTAGCTCTAAAACTGAAAGGTGTCCCTTATGAATACATCAAAGAAGATCTTGCTAACAAGAGTCCTTTGCTTCTCAAATATAACCCAATTCATAAGAAGATCCCTGTGCTCCTACACaatgaaaatatcatcattgAATCCATTGTCATACTTGAATACATTGAAGAGACATGGGAAGGCTATAGCTTACTGCCTGAAGATCCTTACCAGAGAGCTCTCGCCCGTTTCTGGGTTAAGTTCATAGATGAGAAGGTAAGGAAATACATTTACTTATTTGTTTCTGTATTTAGATTTGTTCATGAGTTAATCTGGTTTATGTAAGGCCAAATAAATGAGTTTGTCTAGGACTACTAGATTGTAAATCTTTTACTAAATTGTGTTAAGACCCCAACTTTGTATCCCTACAAAAATTCATATCTCCAGCAATCCAGAGATCTTGGATTGGAATCCCAAGGGATCATCTGGAGGGATCCTATGTTAATTGGATTCAGGTCTAATGGTTCTCTCTTGATCAGTTTCCAAATGAGTTATTTTTAAGCCAAAGGCCAGCATTATTATGTCTGATGGATCTCTCTTAATTAGTTTCCTTAATGGAACTTGTTTCAGCTAAAAGGTCAGTATGATTATTTTGCATTCTCTGGTAAAGCTAAGTTAAACTTCTTGTCAGCAGTGTGCGCCTGCAGTGTGGATTGCTTGCTGGAGTGAAGGGAAGGAGCAAGAGAAAGCCATGGAAGAAGCATGGGAGCATCTAAGGACATTGGAAAATGAGCTCAAGGGGAAGAAGTTCTTTGGAGGAGAGACTATTGGATTTGTTGACATTGCAGCAAACTCTATAGCTTTTGGGGTTGGAATATTTGAGGAAGTAACAGGCACAAAGTTGCTAGATAAAGAGAAACTTCCCATTTTGTGCAGATGGATTGAAGAATTCCTCAGTTGTGAAGTTGTCAAGGAATGCTTGCCTCCCAGAGAAGAATCGCTCAAGTACTTTCAAGCTCGCAAGGAAGCTATCACTGCATCCAAATCCATGGTTTATAAATTATAAGTGACTGATGTGTCGGTTTTCATTGGTAGCGTGTTAGTAATACATAAATCATCCTAAGTACTTCTTGGATTTCTTTTCCCTGTTTTATGTATTTAGATCCGTGC
It includes:
- the LOC122083952 gene encoding probable glutathione S-transferase; its protein translation is MAEEVKVMGMWISPFSRRVELALKLKGVPYEYIKEDLANKSPLLLKYNPIHKKIPVLLHNENIIIESIVILEYIEETWEGYSLLPEDPYQRALARFWVKFIDEKCAPAVWIACWSEGKEQEKAMEEAWEHLRTLENELKGKKFFGGETIGFVDIAANSIAFGVGIFEEVTGTKLLDKEKLPILCRWIEEFLSCEVVKECLPPREESLKYFQARKEAITASKSMVYKL
- the LOC122075776 gene encoding basic leucine zipper 23-like; the encoded protein is MDDGEVELCDQVLLSNPDVSCDLQGPTYDSFDEFLKNTRTCTHTHTCNPPGPDAAHTHTCYHTHTQVLASEDDEGSNDKEKSVSKSRRPSGNREAVRKYREKKKAHTAYLEEEVKKLRILNQQLVRRLQGQSILEAEVLRLRTLLTDLRGKIDSELDVKRGSSTVCFKEGDGVVHSNGGIDIRCNTDVPCLHPQAVPSLQAQIGGRKNMMSTWEGSCQPAIMESQAYPSAPVGQNMASVEGHTEKLNPETMDTLETLVSSASQPEQQEGRI